A genomic region of Fodinisporobacter ferrooxydans contains the following coding sequences:
- a CDS encoding DUF6612 family protein produces the protein MKSFKLLTIMAASLVASTMTSVAFASAATFSDTGNSYALSEIQTLSNAGILSGYKDGTFRPNHPMTREEFAVVLAKSLKLTPDASASSQFTDVDGWARPYVGALVNDKLTSGISATQFGAQHLISREQLAVFFIRALGEENFARQMSLSPTFSDAKTIDEYAVPYVAIAQKIGLLKGSANSDGSFQLNPAQSADRQAVARLAYEVYANAGSYQSRVDTMAKTLDILNKSNAAMEAEHSFQMNVALHATGNGSPGQIHTQLALEIDYTKQPAIIHAKGNVSISADGNSGANAQGTIPLEVYEVNGTVHILNPFTNTWDKQSADGSLIPLPNFTQHQSEINMLAADLRATKTGDSYVLTGTLDDHEMNALMGGNDAIPQNVPGLHATPSTTNVTIVIDKHTNLLNSMTLELPPEANGSFAITWSNYNNVAPIQVPQDVLHS, from the coding sequence ATGAAATCATTCAAATTATTAACCATTATGGCCGCGAGTCTCGTTGCTTCGACTATGACAAGCGTAGCATTTGCAAGTGCTGCTACATTTTCGGATACTGGCAATTCTTATGCTTTAAGCGAAATTCAAACTCTATCGAATGCTGGAATTCTATCCGGGTATAAGGATGGAACATTTCGGCCCAACCATCCAATGACCCGCGAAGAGTTTGCTGTCGTACTGGCAAAATCATTAAAACTTACTCCGGATGCATCGGCGTCTTCGCAATTTACGGATGTTGACGGATGGGCAAGGCCATATGTTGGGGCTTTGGTCAATGATAAGCTTACCAGCGGAATCAGCGCCACACAATTTGGTGCACAGCATTTGATTTCGCGGGAGCAATTGGCGGTTTTCTTTATCAGGGCTCTCGGTGAAGAAAATTTTGCGAGACAGATGAGCCTTTCGCCAACGTTTTCGGATGCCAAAACAATAGACGAGTATGCTGTGCCATACGTTGCGATCGCCCAAAAAATAGGTCTGCTGAAAGGTTCCGCAAATTCCGACGGATCATTTCAGTTGAATCCGGCACAATCTGCAGACAGGCAAGCGGTTGCCCGACTTGCTTATGAGGTTTATGCGAATGCTGGCTCCTATCAATCACGAGTCGATACGATGGCAAAAACATTGGACATTTTAAACAAATCAAATGCAGCAATGGAAGCCGAACATTCGTTTCAAATGAATGTTGCATTACATGCAACAGGCAATGGTTCCCCAGGCCAAATTCACACACAATTGGCGTTGGAAATCGATTATACGAAACAACCGGCCATCATTCATGCAAAAGGCAATGTTTCGATCTCTGCGGACGGGAATTCAGGTGCAAATGCACAGGGTACGATACCGCTTGAAGTGTATGAGGTGAATGGAACGGTTCATATCTTAAATCCTTTTACAAATACGTGGGACAAACAGTCGGCAGATGGAAGCTTGATCCCGTTGCCAAACTTTACGCAACATCAATCGGAAATCAATATGCTTGCAGCGGACCTTCGTGCGACGAAAACCGGAGATTCCTATGTCCTGACGGGTACTCTTGACGATCATGAGATGAACGCTTTAATGGGCGGGAATGATGCAATCCCACAAAATGTTCCGGGTTTGCATGCAACTCCAAGTACTACAAACGTTACGATCGTCATTGATAAACATACAAATCTGTTAAACAGCATGACATTGGAGTTGCCGCCGGAGGCGAACGGGAGTTTTGCCATTACATGGTCCAACTACAACAACGTAGCGCCCATCCAAGTACCGCAGGATGTTTTACATTCGTAA